In Deltaproteobacteria bacterium, the following proteins share a genomic window:
- a CDS encoding thiamine pyrophosphate-binding protein, with protein MEETVKKSDKKYQSDVIVDMIKKYDFEYIALNPGASYRGLHDSLVNYGENKPPMLTCQHEKIAVQIAHGYARAKGKPMIAIVHNLVGLLHAPMGIYYSYLDRAPVFIIGATGPLAEPKRRPFIDWIHTANVQGEAIRNFVKWDYQPSTVDGVPGAFARAYSIMMSARQGPIYMCYDAGLQEAVLDHEVEMPMPGAIDVPTPPAADPVALAKAADTLAAANRVAIIADFAARPPHGWQHIIDIAETLGASVWDVGSRLNFPTDHRLNLTMDPEGCYEGVDAVLTLDIADFEKPTHVRDIATRTVVNKVPATATWIDIGFTDIETSKWSMDYARPYYAQQRMIADPVTAVPELTRLVRERLAKIPGSKEKIAKRAEAIGKRHAENRAKWAKQAQEHWDQKPMTVPRLASEVWQAIKGEDWVLTAGDLGTWGKKLWNFDRPYCHGGRELGTGTQIGLSLGVALANKGTGRLVVDLQPDGDLMFDAGALWIAAKYQIPMLVVMFNNRAYYNDWNHQLVLARTRGTDPNRAHIGMDLYGPDPDFAGLARSMGWYAEGPIESGDDMQAALKRAIEQVKKGKPALIDSICDRRNHG; from the coding sequence ATGGAAGAGACAGTCAAAAAATCCGACAAGAAGTATCAGTCCGACGTGATCGTCGACATGATCAAAAAGTATGACTTTGAGTATATCGCGCTCAACCCCGGCGCCAGTTACCGGGGCTTGCACGACTCGCTGGTAAACTACGGCGAGAACAAGCCGCCGATGCTGACCTGCCAGCATGAGAAGATCGCCGTGCAGATCGCCCATGGCTACGCCCGCGCCAAGGGCAAACCGATGATCGCCATCGTGCACAATTTAGTCGGCCTGCTGCACGCGCCCATGGGCATTTACTATTCGTACCTCGACCGCGCGCCGGTCTTTATCATCGGCGCCACCGGTCCGCTCGCCGAACCGAAGCGCCGCCCGTTCATCGACTGGATTCACACCGCCAACGTGCAGGGCGAAGCGATCCGCAACTTTGTCAAATGGGATTACCAGCCGTCCACCGTCGACGGTGTGCCCGGCGCCTTTGCGCGGGCCTATTCGATCATGATGAGCGCGCGTCAGGGGCCGATCTACATGTGCTACGACGCCGGTCTGCAGGAAGCTGTACTCGATCACGAGGTCGAGATGCCAATGCCCGGTGCCATCGACGTGCCGACGCCGCCGGCGGCCGATCCGGTCGCGCTCGCCAAGGCGGCTGACACGCTCGCCGCCGCCAATCGCGTCGCCATCATCGCCGATTTCGCGGCCCGGCCACCCCATGGCTGGCAGCATATTATCGACATCGCCGAGACCCTCGGCGCTTCAGTGTGGGATGTCGGCTCGCGCTTGAATTTCCCCACCGATCATCGGCTCAATCTCACCATGGACCCCGAGGGTTGCTACGAAGGCGTCGACGCCGTGCTGACGCTCGACATCGCCGACTTTGAGAAGCCGACCCATGTGCGCGACATCGCCACACGCACCGTCGTCAACAAAGTGCCGGCCACTGCGACGTGGATCGACATCGGCTTCACCGATATTGAGACCAGCAAATGGTCCATGGACTACGCGCGGCCCTATTATGCTCAGCAGCGCATGATCGCCGATCCGGTCACCGCTGTGCCCGAGCTGACTAGGTTAGTCAGAGAACGCCTCGCCAAAATCCCCGGCTCCAAAGAAAAGATCGCCAAGCGCGCCGAGGCGATCGGCAAGCGTCATGCGGAAAACCGAGCCAAGTGGGCAAAGCAGGCGCAGGAGCACTGGGATCAAAAACCGATGACCGTGCCGCGCCTCGCTTCCGAAGTGTGGCAGGCGATCAAGGGCGAAGACTGGGTGCTCACCGCCGGCGATCTCGGCACCTGGGGCAAAAAACTGTGGAACTTCGACCGGCCCTACTGCCACGGCGGCCGCGAGCTCGGCACCGGCACGCAGATCGGTCTGTCGCTCGGCGTCGCGCTGGCGAACAAAGGCACCGGGCGTTTGGTGGTAGACCTACAACCCGACGGCGACTTGATGTTCGACGCCGGCGCACTCTGGATCGCCGCGAAGTATCAAATCCCGATGCTGGTCGTCATGTTCAACAACCGCGCTTACTACAACGACTGGAACCACCAGTTAGTCTTGGCGCGCACCCGCGGCACCGACCCCAACCGCGCCCACATCGGCATGGATCTTTACGGGCCAGATCCCGACTTCGCCGGGTTGGCGAGATCGATGGGCTGGTACGCCGAAGGACCCATCGAAAGCGGCGACGATATGCAAGCCGCTCTGAAACGCGCCATCGAGCAAGTGAAAAAAGGCAAACCAGCGCTGATCGATTCGATCTGCGACCGACGTAATCACGGGTAA